A single genomic interval of Helianthus annuus cultivar XRQ/B chromosome 6, HanXRQr2.0-SUNRISE, whole genome shotgun sequence harbors:
- the LOC110944458 gene encoding uncharacterized protein LOC110944458: MLGGLDCTHWEWATCPTAWKGQHHRGDHDGPTLILQAAASQDLWICHAYFGMDVANNDIAVLQSSNLFDDVIDGVAPDTSFYANDIEYKYGYYLTDGIFPEWATFVKILSCLDDEKRMYFKKKQESARKDIERVFGVLKK, from the coding sequence ATGTTAGGTGGTCTTGATTGCACGCACTGGGAGTGGGCGACATGTCCAACCGCTTGGAAAGGGCAACACCATCGTGGTGACCACGATGGTCCTACCCTAATATTACAAGCGGCCGCGTCTCAAGATTTATGGATTTGTCATGCGTACTTTGGCATGGACGTTGCAAACAATGACATCGCAGTTTTACAATCTTCGAATCTTTTTGACGATGTCATAGATGGTGTTGCACCAGATACTTCATTCTATGCAAACGACATAGAGTATAAGTATGGGTACTATCTCACAGACGGTATTTTTCCGGAGTGGGCGACGTTTGTGAAAATTCTTTCGTGTCTAGATGACGAGAAAAGAATGTATTTCAAGAAGAAACAAGAGTCAGCAAGAAAAGATATCGAGCGGGTTTTCGGTGTGTTAAAAAAATGA